The DNA sequence TAATGGTTTTGTTTTAGCGGTTTATTGTTAacggtttttgttaatggtttttctTATGTTAGTGGTTTGTGCATCTGTTCTAATTATGCGTTTTATGTAATGGCCAGCCCCGTCGTTGCATATCCAGTGTTAGGCGGCAACAGGGGATGCGTCTTGATGAGAGGTATGTCCCGTACTTGCAGATGGCGGGACTTTACCATCTTGCGAGACTCAACGACAGATGGTTCCGACTAGACGAGCCCCTAGTCAGCGCATTCGTCGAGAGGTGGCGGCCTGAGACGCACACCTTCCACATGCCGTTCGGAGAGTGCACTATCACGCTTCAGGACGTCGCATACCAGCTGGGGTTGCCAGTCGACGGAGATTATGTTAGTGGTTGCCTTACGGACTTCCACATTTACATTGAGGGTGGGAGACCTCCTTGGCAGTGGTTCCAGGAGTTGCTCGGTGTTTTACCGCCGGAGAACCAGGTGCAGAAGTTCGCAGTCAACTGCACCTGGTTTCAGGAGACATTCGGGGAGTGTCCAGATGGGGCAGATGAGGAGACGGTAAGGCGATTTGCCCGGGCGTACATCATGATGTTACTGGGTACGCAGCTGTTTGCCGACAAGTCCGGCAATCGTATACACATCAGATGGCTACCATATGTTGCTCGGCTTGAGGAGATGGGTCGCTATAGTTGGGCGTCGGCGGCACTAGCATGGCTGTACAGGTGCATGTGCCGAGTCGCGAACAGACATGTGGTTAAGTTAGCTGGCCCGTTACAGTTATTACAGTCGTGGATTTTCTGGCGGTTTCCTACACTTAGACCATCTGGGTATGATGAGATCAGCTGGCCCCTTGCATCGAGGTACCGTTATTGTTTTGTAGTAGATACTCTTGTAGTTATTATTTTGTAACTATGCCCTATATTCTTCTGTTTTCTTCTACGCAGATGGTCTGGTTACAACCCTGGGATTAGCAACAAGGGACCTCGGGTACAGATGGCTCGCATGCAGATCGACTTGCTACAGCCTCGGCAGGTACGTAAACAGCACTTCTGCGCATCTAAACTCATTGTTTCACTTTATATCACTTAACTGAAAGTTCAGATGAATTGGTTTTGTTTTTTGCAGTTCGTATGGATGCCGTATAGCGGATTGGACGTCATCCAGGTTGTTCATCCTGAGGTGTTGGAGCCTCGGCATACGATGTTGTGGCGATGCAGGACGGCCCTGATTTATTTTGCGGTTGTCGAGTGGCATCAGGTAGACAGAGTTTTACCTCAGTTTGGCGGCGTTCAGCCCATACCGTCTCCCGCCCTGAACATCGACTTCCTGATGTCGAAGGACGGGAGAGGAGGTGACCGTTGGTTCCCGGCACAGTACCCCGATTGGCATCTTTACTGGCAGGAGCGTGCTGATTATATTCTACAGTTTGACATCGTGCCCGACCCTGGTCCGTCACATGAGTTCTTGACATGGTGGTATCAGCACGGGAAGAGGTTTTTATCGCCGGAGATGTTATTGGGGGATCCGAGAGGTGTTCCTATTCCAGATGAGGCGACGCAGAGGGGTGCAGGCCGACTTCCAGACATGGACCGGGTAGAGGATGTTCCTGACAGACGTCGCATTGAGAGGAGAGCACGAGTTGGGACACGTCGTAGCCAGCGTGAGTGGAACTGGGTAGATCAGGCTATGGATGCCGGAGACGACCCAGTTAGGGGTGTGGGTAGAGGTCGTGGTCGAGGAGGCAGGAGGAGGGTGGGTGCTGCTAGACATGGTGCGCAGATGCCTGGGGGAGGTGATGTTGCGGGAGTTCCTAGGGCACATCAGGGCGGGCATGATGGTGGGTTCCCTGGAGCAGGTATGGGAGATCCCACGAGTCACATTGATGCTGGGCTTGGTGGTGGAGGTCTTGGAGATTACTTCGTAGGTGTTCCCGGTGATGATCATACCCTTCAGGATAGTACTCCATGGGTGAGTCCTGGCTCGATGTTTGGAGACTTACTTGCTAGTGATGGCATTGTGCACGAGTTTGGTGGACCACATTTCCTTGAGGATATCCGGACCATCATGCAGGAGGATGAGGCTGCTTCCGGACGGGTTCATACGATAGGGACACAGGCACCACTAGACGTTGATCTGAATGAGCCTGCCACGGTAGTTCCTGCACATCCTTTTGCCATGGGTGGGACCCCAGCATCGGCACAGACTATTGGATCACACTCGGTTGCCGGCCCGTCCTCATCCAGACCCGTCCATGTACCGCCTACGACCCCGAGACAGCCAGTACCTGATGACAGCGACGAGTCGATTGAGGATGAGGAGCCACTTATTCGTAGGGGCTACCGGACACGGGTGCCACGCCGTTGCGGCACTGGATCGCACTTGTTTAGATGATTCATGGATATTGGTTCACATCTTGTtgtcttttttatattttgtacaTCGTTGGTTTGTTATAGTTGTTATCATATGTACTTTCTTATTATGTTATTTGAATTGATGTTATGTAGTGTCATTTACGTCGATGTATTGTACTTTTATGTTATGATTTATAGTTTCATGTTATGTTATTCGTTATCCTTTTACCCTTATATAATGTTGTTTGTTCTAGTTATAAATTTCAATGATGTAAAAGACTTTAAACAGAAATATTTGGTACCATTATCAACTTTCATTACACAAACGAAGCAACGTTGTTCCATACAAGTTGTAATACATTAAAAGTTATAGAGAAATACAGGACAAGTGctaatacaataacaaagaaacaCATACATAGCAAATCGCCTACTCATTTCTAGCAGTACCGCTTGGGCCTGCGGCTTGTGGACAACTACGCCTGGTGTGTCCTGGCTGCCTGCAGAGGCCACATCTCTTTGGCCGGTTCGGATCTGCTTCATCCATGTTGGTTCGAATTCTTGTGGATCTAGGACGACCCTCCCTCGCACGCCTCATACTCGGATCCGGTATAACTGTAGGCCCGGCATAAGGTGGCCAGAAACCCTCCGGTATGGGAGGGGCAAATACCATCTGATAGACGCCGAAAACGGAGCTAAGCCGGTATACCTCGTGCACGTAAGGCTGCCATGTAAGCCGTGAATAAGCACAGCATGCAAGTGCATGCGAACAGGGAAAATGAAGTGCTTGGAAGTATCCACAATCACAAGTCTTAGACCCTAATGAGACCCTGTACGTACCAAGAGAGAATGAGCCTGTCGGAGTCGTCTCAGCAACGGTGTACTCCGAGTTGTCCCTGTCGTAAAGAGTAACCGTGAAATGCCGGGCTGTTCTCAGGTTGGCCTCGATACACTTTACTAGGTATTGACTGAATTGTTGTCCAGTACCCATCTGAGCCTCGGCCTCCCTCCCCTTACGGACAAATAGCTCAGCAAGCCTTCCGTATGTGGCCTTCACCAGGGAGCATACTGGGAGGTTTCTAACCCCCTTCAGGATTGAGTTGACACACTCCGAAATATTGGTCGTCATGTGCCCGAATCTCCGACCCTCATCACAGTGCTGTGTCCACAACGAATACTCGATTCGGTTCGCCCAGTCACACATTGCCGGATTCTCAGAGCGCAGAATGTCAAACCAGTAGTCGAACTCCACCTCGGTCTTGGCATATGCGGCGTTAACAAGAAGCCTCCGTGCATCTTTTCCCTTGAACGTCAACGCAAAATTCGCTGCAACGTGTCGAATGCAGAAAGCCCGGTACGCAGCAGGCGGTAGCCATCCCCCATCCGGAGCCTCCAGGGCTGCCTTTATACCGTTGTGCCTATCTGAAATAACTAACAGACCGGGCTGAGGTGTCACGTGCTCACGGAGgtgggaaagaaagaaagaccaTGACTCAGCATTCTCACCCTCAACTAGTGCAAATGCCACGGGTAGGATGTTCGAGTTTCCGTCTTGTGCAATGGCGATTAGCAGTGTTCCCCCATACTTCCCATATAAATGGGTGCCGTCAATACTCACCAAAGGCTTGCAATGACGGAATGCCTGGATACAAGGGGGGAAAGTCCAGAACAGCCTATGAAAATAAACCTGAGAATCGTCAACCTGTCCCCCAACTCGAACAGGGCAAGTCCTGAGGACGGCTACAGTGCCAGGCATCGTCAGCTGCACTCCTAAAACCCACCTAGGGAGCTCATTGTACGACTCCTCCCAGTCCCCATATATCACGGCAACGGCCTTCTGCTTCGCCATCCATACCCTCCGGTACGTAGGCCTGAACCCAAAGTGTGCGGCCGTGGCATTTTGGAGCACCTTGATGTTCACACCTGCATCAGCCCTAACCATCGGCATAACGAAGGTGGATATGACATGGTAGTCCAGACTCCTATGGTCGCTGGAGATGGAGCTGGCAAGACATGTATGCGGTCCGTTGTATCGCTTCACTTCCCAGATACCCTTCCGCTGTCGGAGACTCAACCGAATTAGCCATGTGCACCCATTCCCAAACTCAGAACACTTTCCCACGTACCTGCGATAATCAGACTCAACGACCTTGTACTGGACCCCTCGACGGATACTGTACGTCTTCACACTCAACAGCGCCTCATCtttatcttgaaattgttggccAACCTGGAACTCGTTCATACCGGCAGACCCCTCGGTATCTCTAGCACCAAATCCTGAGGCCTGCAGAACATCATCGTCTTGCCGCATGGCATCAAGGTCCAATGAGGAAAAATGGGGTGGATACTGCTGTGTGCCAGAACTAGATCCACCTATAGCCCTTGTCGGAACAGTAGTCCCAACATCATCGCCGCTTTCATCAGCGATGAAATCCGGCTCCGCGTCATCGTCATCTGGATCATCAAACAAACCATCACCAACACCAGCCGGTGTGGGACAATGTACCTCGGTGGGAATATGTTCCCCGTGCCGAACCTCGTCTCCAACATTGCCGCTCAGATCAACGGCAAACGAAGGGGACGCAACAGGCTGCATCGGTGGCTCATACACAGGAGCAGAGGATGAAGCAACAGCAGGTCTCGAGCTCGAGCCGGCAACCGCGGCTATAGTAGTGGCATTCCGGTTCGAACCACCCGAGCTAGATACCACATCAACCAACTTAGCCAACAACTCCGGTGTCCTTACCTCGGGAAACTGCCTACGAGAAAGAAACATAACCTGCAAGTCCTCGTCACTACCGATTGTGAAACAATCAAACTTCACGGTGTCATGGAGCACCGCTGTAGGAATGCGGTAGAAAAACTTCTTCACCCTTTTAACGCCTGCAAGACCCAGCTTCTCCAGCACAGAGCTAACAAGTGCATCGTAGGTGGTTGTCGGCGTCACGATAATACATAGGGGATCCTTATCAGTGAACTTAACGCCGGACCGAGTTTTTCTCTTAATGGACCCTCTGTAATGTACCAGAACTAGGaaactctcctcactagccatctCCCCTCTTTGTTGAGAGCAACATGAGTTCACACCTTATATATATAGCCCTGGCTcgcactatatatatataattcgaatctaTATGTTTCGAATTATCTAATGTCACAACCTAacctagtaattcgaatcaacttgattcgaattactaaaCAATCTGCCctcctagtaattcgaattaacTTAATTCGAATTCTATAGTTGTAATTCGAAACAACTTGTTTCGAACTTCATTGATTTTGGCCGTTCATACTAATTCGAATCAAATCGATTCGAATTACGTTCAAATCAATttcgaatcatattgattcgaattatataataatacgTCCTGGTTGattcatgtattgatttttCATTTGGCTGATTTAGGTAAATTTGAGCTCCACTTGGCTCATTTCAGTTTTTTACCCTAATTTTTATAtggtcatttactcattttgaTTTCTATCTTTTTACTTTcaatatttctatttttattttgacgttttttataaaattctaaaatatatcaaaattaaaaaaaatctcatcaagtaattaattttatttttttaagatatattttgtttttttgttggTTGAAAGTACGgtaaaaatatatacattaaaCTTATTATATAGAAAAATTTAAACACGAATTCtacatgtatatatattttaaagttttCTCATTGTATATATTAGGTTGTTTGAAGTGAAGtgaaaattttgattttcataaataaaaatgtttggtaataaaaaaattaattaaaaaaaatattgtgtaAAAACATACACAGAAAACAAGGATAATATGGAtaaatctgaaaaaaaaaatattcaaatcaaTTCTCAAGAATTTTAAAAGTGAATATTTTAGtctgaaaaaaattaatacacaaatcAATTCCTAAGATTTTATTCTGTCAGACAAATTAGTCCCTAACTCATTTTTTGGCAGAGTAATTATCTAGATTAGtcgtaaaaattttaaaaacagacattttagtccaaaaataaattaatacacagatcaATCCTCAATATTTTTTTCCATTAGACATAACAGTCTTCCgtctatctatatatatatatatagtcactaaataataataataataataataataataataataataataataataataataataataataatatttaacaaaattattagagattattctacaaaaatttaaaattttgaccatttgatattttttttaatatattcaaaaaatatcttattttaaaaatcatgtttgtattaaaaaaaatatttttatttaaatttcaaattattattattattattattattattattattattattattattatttattattatcatcgactatatatatatatatatatattataaatatatacataaaaattcaataaataaatttattattatttctgttcaaaaatataaaaaacattaataataatattatgtaattaataataataataataataataataataataataataataataataataatacactATTTTTCGTGTGAATAATAATGTTttgaaatctaaattaaaatatttttttaatataaacataatttttaaaataagacatcttttgattatattaaatacaaaaatatcaaataattttaattttaaattttttatagaataatttctaataattttattaattattattattattattattattattattattattattattattattattattatttagtgactatatataaatattataaatacatatataaaaatctaatgaataaagttattattatttttgttcaaaaaatataaaaaattatggtacaatattattatgcaattaacaacaacaacaacaacaacaacaacaacaacaacaacaacaacaacaacaataataataataataataataataattttattttatttttttggacaaAAGACTGTTATGTCTAATAGAAAAAAACGTTGGGATTgatttgtgtattaattttttttggggaTTAAAATgttcatttttaaaatatttaggGACTAATCTGAATAATTATTTTAccaaaaaataaactaaaaactGATTACGGAGTAAAATTTtggaaattaatttttttagagactaaaatatcattttt is a window from the Arachis stenosperma cultivar V10309 chromosome 3, arast.V10309.gnm1.PFL2, whole genome shotgun sequence genome containing:
- the LOC130967133 gene encoding uncharacterized protein LOC130967133; translation: MASEESFLVLVHYRGSIKRKTRSGVKFTDKDPLCIIVTPTTTYDALVSSVLEKLGLAGVKRVKKFFYRIPTAVLHDTVKFDCFTIGSDEDLQVMFLSRRQFPEVRTPELLAKLVDVVSSSGGSNRNATTIAAVAGSSSRPAVASSSAPVYEPPMQPVASPSFAVDLSGNVGDEVRHGEHIPTEVHCPTPAGVGDGLFDDPDDDDAEPDFIADESGDDVGTTVPTRAIGGSSSGTQQYPPHFSSLDLDAMRQDDDVLQASGFGARDTEGSAGMNEFQVGQQFQDKDEALLSVKTYSIRRGVQYKVVESDYRRYVGKCSEFGNGCTWLIRLSLRQRKGIWEVKRYNGPHTCLASSISSDHRSLDYHVISTFVMPMVRADAGVNIKVLQNATAAHFGFRPTYRRVWMAKQKAVAVIYGDWEESYNELPRWVLGVQLTMPGTVAVLRTCPVRVGGQVDDSQVYFHRLFWTFPPCIQAFRHCKPLVSIDGTHLYGKYGGTLLIAIAQDGNSNILPVAFALVEGENAESWSFFLSHLREHVTPQPGLLVISDRHNGIKAALEAPDGGWLPPAAYRAFCIRHVAANFALTFKGKDARRLLVNAAYAKTEVEFDYWFDILRSENPAMCDWANRIEYSLWTQHCDEGRRFGHMTTNISECVNSILKGVRNLPVCSLVKATYGRLAELFVRKGREAEAQMGTGQQFSQYLVKCIEANLRTARHFTVTLYDRDNSEYTVAETTPTGSFSLGTYRVSLGSKTCDCGYFQALHFPCSHALACCAYSRLTWQPYVHEVYRLSSVFGVYQMVFAPPIPEGFWPPYAGPTVIPDPSMRRAREGRPRSTRIRTNMDEADPNRPKRCGLCRQPGHTRRSCPQAAGPSGTARNE